Proteins encoded together in one Pseudomonas sp. TCU-HL1 window:
- a CDS encoding NAD(P)/FAD-dependent oxidoreductase: protein MNIAIIGSGISGLTCAWLLNRRHRITLFEANDWIGGHTHTLDVEVDGQRHAVDTGFIVFNDWTYPNFIRLLDQLGVPFKPTEMSFSVCDPDSDLEYNGHSLASLFAQRRNLVSPAFWGMLRDILRFNHEALADLQEHRIPSDASLGDYLRSRRYGQRFIEHYIVPMGAAIWSMSLADMLGVPLDFFLRFFKNHGLLSVSRRPQWYVIEGGSRSYVAPLTAAFAERIRLKCPVQRVERDQHGVWLHSAAGRERFDKVVFACHSDQALALLADASEAEQQILGALPYAANEVVLHTDTHLLPRRRLAWASWNYRLGGPPHQPAAVTYNMNILQGLDARQTCCVSLNQTDAIDPAKILARFNYAHPQYSLAGLKAQARWAELAGMQHSYYCGAYWGNGFHEDGVVSALRVGMAFGESL, encoded by the coding sequence ATGAACATCGCCATCATCGGCAGCGGCATCTCCGGCCTCACCTGCGCCTGGCTGCTCAATCGTCGCCACCGCATCACCCTGTTCGAAGCCAACGACTGGATCGGTGGCCACACCCACACGCTGGACGTGGAAGTCGATGGCCAGCGGCATGCCGTGGACACCGGCTTCATTGTCTTCAACGACTGGACCTACCCGAACTTCATCCGTCTGCTCGATCAGTTGGGCGTGCCCTTCAAACCCACCGAGATGAGTTTTTCGGTCTGCGATCCGGACAGTGACCTGGAATACAACGGGCACAGCCTCGCCAGCCTCTTCGCCCAGCGTCGCAACCTTGTCTCGCCGGCTTTCTGGGGCATGCTGCGAGACATCCTGCGTTTCAATCACGAAGCCCTCGCGGACCTGCAGGAGCACCGAATCCCGTCTGACGCCAGCCTCGGCGACTACCTTCGCAGCCGCCGCTACGGCCAACGCTTCATCGAGCACTACATCGTGCCCATGGGGGCGGCCATCTGGTCCATGTCCCTGGCCGACATGCTGGGCGTCCCCCTGGACTTCTTCCTGCGCTTCTTCAAGAACCACGGACTGCTCTCGGTCAGCCGACGGCCGCAGTGGTATGTGATCGAGGGTGGTTCGCGCAGCTATGTGGCTCCATTGACCGCTGCCTTCGCTGAGCGCATTCGCCTGAAGTGCCCGGTGCAGCGAGTCGAGCGCGACCAGCACGGCGTGTGGTTGCACAGCGCCGCCGGCCGCGAACGCTTCGACAAGGTGGTGTTCGCCTGCCACAGCGACCAGGCCCTGGCCCTGCTGGCCGACGCCAGCGAAGCGGAACAGCAGATTCTCGGCGCCCTGCCCTACGCCGCCAACGAGGTAGTGCTGCACACCGATACCCACCTGCTGCCACGTCGCCGCCTGGCCTGGGCAAGCTGGAACTATCGCCTGGGCGGCCCGCCGCACCAGCCAGCAGCGGTGACCTACAACATGAACATCCTGCAGGGCCTCGACGCCCGGCAGACCTGCTGCGTCAGCCTCAACCAGACCGACGCCATCGACCCGGCGAAGATCCTCGCCCGCTTCAACTACGCCCACCCGCAGTACAGCCTCGCCGGCCTCAAGGCCCAGGCGCGCTGGGCGGAGCTGGCCGGCATGCAGCACAGCTACTACTGCGGCGCCTATTGGGGCAATGGCTTCCACGAGGATGGCGTGGTCAGCGCCTTGCGCGTTGGCATGGCATTCGGAGAAAGCCTGTGA
- a CDS encoding DUF2878 domain-containing protein produces MPRLVANAVLFQIGWLACVFGSHQPWLLLAVPLILAVHFCWIGNWQQERKLLLIVFLAGSLLDTALIHLGVFHFPGTDRVLPLWLALLWSLLATTLNHSLAWSARPWWRASLLGGLCAPPAYLIGARLADVGLPLGLWISAGLLSLVWAMVLPALHGVSAWGRADT; encoded by the coding sequence ATGCCTAGGCTGGTCGCCAACGCCGTGCTGTTCCAGATCGGATGGCTGGCGTGCGTGTTCGGCAGCCATCAACCCTGGTTGCTGCTGGCTGTGCCTTTGATACTCGCAGTGCACTTCTGCTGGATTGGCAATTGGCAGCAGGAGCGAAAACTGCTGCTCATCGTGTTTCTCGCCGGCAGCCTGCTGGATACCGCGCTCATTCACCTCGGCGTGTTCCACTTTCCCGGCACTGACCGCGTGCTGCCACTCTGGCTGGCCTTGCTCTGGTCCCTGCTGGCCACCACCCTCAACCACAGCCTCGCCTGGAGCGCCCGCCCCTGGTGGCGTGCCAGCCTTCTAGGTGGACTGTGCGCACCGCCGGCCTACCTGATCGGCGCACGACTGGCGGATGTGGGGTTGCCGCTGGGGCTGTGGATAAGCGCGGGGCTGCTGTCGCTGGTCTGGGCGATGGTACTGCCGGCCTTGCATGGTGTTTCAGCATGGGGCCGGGCCGATACGTGA
- a CDS encoding SDR family NAD(P)-dependent oxidoreductase, with protein sequence MSGSRRIWLTGASSGLGRALALELLSAGHRLALSARNAGALQQIAARWPDQVLVAPGDLTEPWQVRDIGERIAHHWGALDTAILNAGTCEYLDARHYDAALVERVVRTNLLSTSQCIEAALPLLRKGERPHLVGVGSSVTYLALPRAEAYGASKAGLRYLLEALRIDLAREGIDVTLISPGFIDTPLTRRNDFPMPLRWPAERAARHIARRLPARPLDIAFPGPFIAGLLLLAHLPGHLRLALGKRLARNRDKDGAP encoded by the coding sequence ATGAGCGGTAGCCGGCGCATCTGGCTCACCGGGGCCAGCAGTGGCCTGGGTCGCGCCCTGGCGTTGGAGCTGCTCAGCGCCGGCCATCGACTGGCCCTCAGCGCCCGTAATGCAGGGGCGTTGCAACAGATCGCAGCCCGCTGGCCCGATCAGGTGCTGGTGGCCCCCGGCGACCTGACCGAACCCTGGCAGGTGCGTGATATCGGCGAGCGCATCGCCCATCACTGGGGCGCCCTGGACACCGCCATCCTCAATGCCGGCACCTGTGAATACCTGGACGCCCGCCACTACGACGCCGCCCTGGTCGAGCGCGTGGTACGCACCAACCTGCTGAGCACCAGCCAGTGCATCGAGGCGGCACTGCCGCTGTTGCGCAAGGGCGAGCGACCGCACCTCGTGGGCGTGGGCAGTTCGGTGACCTACCTCGCCCTGCCCCGCGCCGAAGCCTACGGCGCCTCCAAGGCCGGCCTGCGCTACCTGCTGGAAGCCCTGCGCATCGACCTGGCCCGGGAGGGTATCGATGTCACCCTGATCAGCCCCGGCTTCATCGACACGCCGCTGACTCGCCGCAACGACTTCCCCATGCCACTGCGCTGGCCAGCCGAACGCGCTGCGCGGCACATCGCCCGGCGCCTGCCGGCACGGCCGCTGGACATCGCCTTTCCCGGCCCCTTCATCGCCGGCCTGCTACTGCTGGCGCACCTGCCAGGACACCTGCGCCTGGCGCTCGGCAAGCGCCTGGCTCGCAACCGCGACAAGGATGGCGCGCCATGA
- a CDS encoding molybdopterin-synthase adenylyltransferase MoeB — protein MLSDQELLRYSRQILLPQIDVDGQLRLKQGRVLIVGLGGLGSPVALYLAAAGLGELHLADFDTVDLTNLQRQIVHDSNSVGMGKVDSAMARLAALNPEVHLVPHTRALDEDSLAAAVGAVDLVLDCTDNFGTREAVNAACVAAGKPLVSGAAIRLEGQLSVFDPRRDDSPCYHCLYGHGSEAELTCSEAGVVGPLVGLVGSLQALEALKLIAGFGEPMVGRLLLVDALGSRFRELRVKRDPACEVCGARHA, from the coding sequence ATGCTGAGCGACCAGGAACTTCTGCGTTACAGCCGGCAGATTCTCCTGCCGCAGATCGATGTCGACGGCCAACTGCGGCTGAAACAGGGCCGCGTGCTGATCGTCGGCCTCGGCGGCCTTGGGTCGCCGGTCGCGCTTTACCTGGCGGCTGCCGGTCTGGGTGAGCTGCACCTGGCGGATTTCGACACCGTCGACCTGACCAACCTGCAGCGGCAGATCGTCCACGACAGCAACAGCGTCGGGATGGGCAAGGTCGACTCGGCCATGGCCCGTCTCGCCGCGCTGAATCCTGAAGTGCACCTGGTGCCGCATACCCGCGCGTTGGATGAGGACTCCCTGGCTGCTGCCGTTGGCGCGGTTGATCTGGTGCTGGATTGCACCGACAACTTCGGCACGCGCGAAGCGGTTAACGCCGCGTGTGTGGCGGCTGGCAAGCCGCTGGTGTCTGGCGCTGCGATTCGTCTCGAAGGCCAGCTTTCGGTGTTCGACCCGCGGCGCGACGATAGCCCCTGCTACCACTGCCTCTACGGCCACGGCAGCGAAGCTGAACTGACCTGCAGCGAAGCTGGCGTGGTCGGCCCGCTGGTGGGGCTGGTGGGCAGCCTGCAGGCGCTGGAGGCCCTGAAGCTGATCGCCGGTTTTGGCGAGCCCATGGTCGGCCGCCTGCTGCTGGTGGATGCCCTGGGGAGCCGTTTCCGCGAGTTGCGGGTCAAGCGTGACCCCGCCTGCGAAGTCTGCGGAGCGCGGCATGCCTGA
- a CDS encoding SAM-dependent methyltransferase yields MKSPSLTAKLGAMRGNGVAAGLLRRAVLRQLGRLRHGQLTLIEGAERRVFGECETTLTAEIQVLDPAVWGLVAGNGSIGSGEAYVHGYWNSPDLTAVIRVFVANLEVLDGMERGMARLGCPLLHAVHWLNRNTRRGSQRNIAAHYDLGNELFEQFLDPTLMYSAAQFRRPEDSLEEAQVNKLERICRKLELKPSDHLLEIGSGWGSMAIHAALHHGCRVTTTTLSREQFRYCRQRIDELGLQSRITLLLQDYRELQGRFDKLVSIEMIEAVGHRYLPTYFQQCARLLKDDGLMLLQAITIRDQRFEQARRSVDFIQRYIFPGGALPSVHRMLEAATDHSDLNLVHLEDFGSHYARTLRLWHENLSQARGRLAQMGYDDYFYRLWEFYFCYCEGGFIERSIGTAQLLLAKPGARPEALLGHFDA; encoded by the coding sequence ATGAAAAGCCCTAGCCTCACCGCCAAGCTCGGAGCGATGCGCGGCAATGGCGTGGCGGCAGGTCTGCTACGCCGCGCCGTACTCCGCCAACTGGGCCGGCTGCGCCACGGTCAACTCACGCTGATTGAAGGAGCGGAACGACGGGTCTTCGGCGAGTGCGAGACCACCCTAACGGCGGAAATCCAGGTGCTGGACCCGGCCGTCTGGGGACTGGTGGCAGGCAATGGCTCGATCGGCTCGGGCGAAGCCTATGTCCACGGTTACTGGAACAGTCCGGACCTGACCGCGGTCATCCGCGTGTTCGTCGCCAACCTGGAGGTGCTCGATGGCATGGAACGCGGCATGGCCCGCCTCGGCTGCCCCCTGCTGCACGCCGTGCACTGGCTCAACCGCAATACTCGCCGCGGCTCGCAGCGAAACATCGCCGCCCACTACGACCTGGGCAACGAACTGTTCGAGCAGTTCCTCGACCCGACTCTGATGTACTCCGCCGCGCAGTTCAGGAGGCCCGAGGACAGCCTGGAAGAGGCCCAGGTGAACAAGCTGGAACGCATCTGCCGCAAGCTGGAACTCAAGCCTTCCGACCACCTGCTGGAGATTGGCAGCGGCTGGGGCAGCATGGCCATCCACGCGGCCCTGCACCATGGTTGCCGGGTCACCACCACCACCCTCTCCCGCGAGCAGTTCCGCTACTGCCGGCAGCGCATCGACGAGCTGGGGCTGCAGTCTCGTATCACCCTGCTGCTACAGGATTACCGCGAGCTGCAAGGCCGCTTCGACAAGCTGGTGTCCATCGAGATGATCGAGGCGGTCGGTCATCGCTACCTGCCGACCTACTTCCAACAGTGCGCACGGCTGCTCAAGGACGACGGGCTGATGCTGCTGCAGGCCATCACCATTCGCGACCAGCGCTTTGAACAGGCCAGGCGCAGCGTGGACTTCATCCAGCGCTACATCTTTCCTGGCGGCGCGCTGCCTTCGGTGCACAGGATGCTGGAGGCCGCAACCGACCACAGTGACCTCAACCTGGTGCACCTGGAGGACTTCGGCAGCCACTACGCGCGGACCCTGCGCCTATGGCACGAGAACCTAAGCCAGGCGCGCGGGCGCTTGGCGCAAATGGGTTACGACGACTACTTCTACCGGCTCTGGGAGTTCTATTTCTGCTACTGCGAAGGCGGCTTCATCGAGCGCAGCATCGGGACCGCGCAGTTGCTTCTGGCCAAGCCCGGTGCACGCCCGGAAGCGCTGCTGGGCCACTTCGATGCCTAG
- the murI gene encoding glutamate racemase has protein sequence MPEAAPVGVFDSGVGGLSVLREIRALLPCESLLYVADSGHVPYGEKSAEFIRERSQHIAEFLLDQGAKALVLACNTATVAAVADLRERYPQLPIVGMEPAVKPAAAATRTGVVGVLATTGTLKSAKFAALLDRFAGDVRVITQPCPGLVERIEAGDLLGAETRALLMAYVEPLLAEGCDTLILGCTHYPFLRPLLRELVPAPVSLIDTGAAVARQLQRLLEAHGLLAEGEVENCRFWSSGDPMAMQKILPTLWGESARVDRFPD, from the coding sequence ATGCCTGAGGCGGCACCGGTCGGCGTTTTCGACTCGGGTGTTGGCGGCCTCTCCGTCCTGCGGGAGATTCGCGCGCTACTGCCGTGTGAATCCTTGCTGTATGTGGCCGACAGCGGCCATGTGCCTTACGGCGAGAAGAGCGCTGAGTTCATTCGCGAGCGCAGCCAGCATATCGCCGAGTTTCTTCTCGATCAGGGTGCCAAGGCGCTGGTGCTGGCCTGCAATACCGCCACCGTGGCGGCTGTCGCCGACCTGCGCGAGCGTTATCCACAGCTGCCCATCGTCGGAATGGAGCCGGCCGTAAAGCCCGCTGCCGCTGCTACCCGTACTGGCGTGGTGGGCGTGCTGGCGACTACCGGCACACTGAAGAGCGCCAAGTTCGCGGCACTGCTGGATCGGTTCGCCGGTGATGTGCGGGTCATTACCCAGCCCTGTCCCGGACTGGTGGAGCGCATCGAGGCCGGTGACCTGCTGGGGGCGGAAACGCGCGCCCTGCTGATGGCCTACGTCGAGCCGCTGCTGGCCGAGGGCTGCGATACCTTGATCCTTGGCTGCACCCACTACCCGTTCCTACGCCCGTTGCTGCGCGAACTGGTGCCGGCCCCGGTCAGCCTGATCGATACCGGCGCGGCGGTTGCCCGTCAGTTGCAGCGCCTGCTGGAAGCACATGGCCTGCTGGCAGAAGGGGAGGTCGAAAACTGCCGTTTCTGGTCGAGTGGCGATCCGATGGCGATGCAGAAAATTCTCCCGACTCTCTGGGGCGAATCCGCCCGTGTGGACAGGTTTCCGGATTGA
- the prmC gene encoding peptide chain release factor N(5)-glutamine methyltransferase has protein sequence MTIIASLLGEARLPDSPTPRLDAELLLAAALGKPRSFLHTWPERVVSSEAAERFACYLERRRGGEPVAYILGHQGFWSLDLEVAPHTLIPRPDTEVLVETALALLPASPADVLDLGTGTGAIALALACERLGWRVIGVDRVSAAVQLAERNRARLKLNNAQFIESHWFSALGEQRFALIVSNPPYIPAQDPHLVEGDVRFEPASALVAGADGLDDIRQIIQDAPAHLLPGGWLLLEHGYDQAVAVRDLLARQGFAQVDSRRDLGGHERISLGQWPC, from the coding sequence GTGACCATCATTGCCAGCCTTCTCGGTGAAGCCCGCCTGCCGGATTCACCCACCCCGCGCCTGGACGCCGAACTGCTGCTGGCTGCCGCCCTCGGCAAGCCGCGCAGCTTCCTGCATACCTGGCCGGAACGCGTGGTGTCCAGCGAAGCGGCCGAACGTTTCGCCTGCTACCTGGAGCGCCGTCGTGGCGGTGAGCCGGTGGCCTATATCCTTGGCCACCAGGGTTTCTGGAGCCTGGATCTGGAAGTTGCACCACATACCCTGATCCCGCGTCCGGATACCGAAGTCCTGGTGGAAACTGCACTGGCCCTGCTGCCGGCAAGCCCCGCCGACGTGCTCGACCTCGGCACCGGCACCGGCGCGATTGCCCTGGCCCTGGCTTGCGAACGCCTGGGCTGGAGGGTGATCGGGGTGGACCGGGTGTCCGCCGCCGTGCAATTGGCCGAACGCAATCGTGCCCGGCTCAAGCTGAACAACGCGCAGTTCATCGAGAGCCACTGGTTCTCAGCCCTGGGCGAACAGCGTTTTGCCCTGATCGTCAGCAACCCGCCATACATCCCCGCCCAGGACCCGCATCTGGTCGAGGGTGACGTGCGCTTCGAGCCTGCCAGTGCCCTGGTGGCGGGCGCTGATGGCCTGGACGACATTCGCCAGATCATCCAGGACGCGCCTGCGCATTTGCTTCCTGGTGGCTGGCTGCTGCTGGAACATGGCTACGACCAAGCCGTAGCGGTGCGCGACCTGCTGGCCCGCCAGGGGTTCGCCCAGGTGGATAGCCGCCGCGACCTCGGTGGCCATGAGCGCATCTCCCTTGGGCAGTGGCCATGCTGA
- the prfA gene encoding peptide chain release factor 1, producing the protein MKASLLNKLDLLQDRYEELTALLGDAEVIMDQGKFRAYSKEFAEVEPVILAFREFRKVQGDLEGAQALLKDSDPDLREMAEEEVAQAREQLAELEDRLQRMLLPKDPNDGRNVFLEVRAGTGGDEAAIFSGDLFRMYSRYAERQGWRVEILSENEGEHGGYKEVIARVEGDNVYAKLKFESGAHRVQRVPETESQGRIHTSACTVAVLPEPDEQAAIEINPADLRVDTYRASGAGGQHVNKTDSAVRITHIPSGIVVECQEERSQHKNRAKAMAWLAAKLNDQQEAAAHKEMSDTRRLLVGSGDRSERIRTYNYPQGRVTDHRINLTLYALDDVMAGGVEAVIEPLLAEYQADQLAALGD; encoded by the coding sequence ATGAAAGCTTCCCTGCTGAACAAGCTCGACCTCCTCCAGGATCGCTACGAGGAGCTCACCGCCCTGCTTGGCGATGCCGAGGTCATCATGGACCAAGGCAAGTTCCGCGCTTACTCCAAGGAGTTTGCCGAGGTCGAGCCGGTGATCCTGGCGTTCCGCGAGTTCCGCAAGGTCCAGGGCGACCTCGAGGGCGCCCAGGCGCTACTCAAGGACAGCGATCCGGACCTGCGCGAGATGGCCGAGGAAGAAGTGGCCCAGGCCCGTGAGCAACTGGCGGAGCTGGAAGACCGCCTGCAGCGCATGCTGCTGCCCAAGGACCCGAACGACGGCCGCAACGTCTTCCTCGAAGTCCGCGCCGGCACCGGCGGCGATGAGGCGGCAATTTTTTCCGGCGACCTGTTCCGCATGTATTCCCGTTATGCCGAGCGCCAGGGCTGGCGTGTCGAGATCCTCTCCGAGAATGAGGGCGAGCACGGCGGCTATAAAGAAGTGATTGCGCGGGTCGAGGGCGACAACGTCTACGCCAAGCTCAAGTTCGAGTCCGGCGCGCACCGCGTGCAGCGGGTGCCAGAGACCGAATCCCAGGGCCGTATCCACACCTCTGCCTGCACCGTTGCCGTGCTGCCGGAGCCGGATGAGCAGGCCGCCATCGAGATCAACCCGGCCGATCTGCGCGTCGACACCTACCGCGCGTCCGGCGCCGGTGGCCAGCACGTGAACAAGACCGACTCGGCGGTGCGTATCACCCACATCCCGTCGGGCATCGTCGTCGAGTGCCAGGAAGAGCGTTCCCAGCACAAGAACCGCGCCAAGGCCATGGCCTGGTTGGCTGCCAAGCTGAACGACCAGCAGGAAGCTGCCGCCCACAAGGAAATGTCCGATACCCGCCGCCTGCTGGTGGGTTCCGGCGACCGTTCCGAGCGCATCCGCACCTATAACTATCCGCAGGGCCGGGTCACCGACCACCGCATCAACCTCACCCTGTACGCGCTGGACGACGTCATGGCCGGTGGCGTGGAGGCCGTGATCGAGCCGCTGCTCGCCGAATACCAGGCCGATCAGCTCGCGGCCCTGGGGGACTGA
- a CDS encoding acyloxyacyl hydrolase, with the protein MKKLFCWAAAAAITVGHVVSAQAADVSLDIGQSGESTMVYRLGTQFDFSSNWFQTDVGRLTGYWDAAYTYWEGDEKASNHSLSFTPVFVYEFAGETVKPYVEAGIGVALFSDTDLEDNDLSSSFQFEDRIGLGLRFANQEVGVRAMHYSNAGIKQPNDGVEAYTLHYRLSF; encoded by the coding sequence ATGAAGAAGCTTTTCTGCTGGGCCGCAGCTGCAGCGATCACCGTCGGCCACGTCGTTTCCGCGCAGGCTGCGGATGTTTCGCTGGATATCGGCCAGTCCGGCGAGTCCACCATGGTTTATCGCCTGGGTACCCAGTTCGATTTCTCCAGCAACTGGTTCCAGACTGATGTCGGCCGCCTGACCGGTTATTGGGACGCCGCCTACACCTATTGGGAAGGCGATGAGAAAGCCAGCAACCACAGCCTGTCCTTCACGCCGGTATTCGTTTACGAGTTCGCCGGTGAAACCGTGAAGCCCTATGTTGAAGCCGGTATCGGTGTCGCCCTGTTCTCGGACACCGACCTCGAAGACAATGACCTGAGCTCCTCCTTCCAGTTCGAAGACCGCATCGGCCTCGGCCTGCGCTTCGCCAACCAGGAAGTCGGCGTACGCGCCATGCACTATTCCAACGCTGGCATCAAGCAGCCGAACGATGGCGTAGAGGCTTACACCCTGCACTATCGCCTGTCTTTCTAA
- the hemA gene encoding glutamyl-tRNA reductase, which translates to MAFIALGINHKTASVDVRERVAFTPEQLVDALQQLCRITPSREAAILSTCNRSELYLEQDHPSTDEVLAWLAGYHNLSLEELRACAYVHQDDAAVRHMMRVASGLDSMVLGEPQILGQMKSAYAVAREAGTVGPLLGRLFQATFSTAKTVRTDTAIGENPVSVAFAAVSLARQIFSDLHRSQALLIGAGETITLVARHLHEQGVKRIVVANRTLERASILAEEFGAHAVLLADMPQELVNSDIVISSTASQLPILGKGAVERALKQRRHKPIFMVDIAVPRDIEPEVGELDDVYLYTVDDLHEVVAENLKSRQGAAQAAEELVGAGVDDFMQRLRELAAVDVLRAYRQQAERLRDDELAKAQRMLQNGTCAEEVLAILARGLTNKLMHAPSVQLKKLSADGRFDALAVAQELFALDEGSDKRSQ; encoded by the coding sequence ATGGCCTTCATTGCTCTTGGTATCAACCACAAGACCGCCTCGGTGGACGTCCGCGAACGCGTGGCCTTCACCCCCGAGCAGCTGGTGGACGCCCTGCAGCAGCTGTGTCGCATCACGCCCAGCCGCGAGGCGGCGATCCTCTCTACCTGCAACCGCAGCGAACTCTATCTGGAGCAGGATCACCCCAGCACCGATGAAGTGCTCGCCTGGCTGGCCGGTTATCACAACCTCAGCCTGGAAGAGCTGCGCGCGTGCGCCTATGTGCACCAGGATGACGCTGCGGTCCGCCACATGATGCGCGTTGCCTCCGGGCTGGATTCCATGGTCCTCGGCGAGCCACAGATCCTTGGCCAGATGAAGTCCGCCTACGCCGTTGCGCGCGAGGCGGGTACGGTCGGCCCGCTGCTGGGTCGTCTGTTCCAGGCCACCTTCAGCACCGCCAAGACGGTGCGTACCGACACCGCGATCGGCGAGAACCCGGTTTCCGTGGCCTTCGCCGCCGTCAGCCTGGCCCGGCAGATATTCTCCGACCTGCACCGCAGCCAAGCCTTGCTGATCGGTGCCGGTGAAACCATCACGCTGGTTGCCCGTCATTTGCACGAGCAAGGCGTGAAACGCATCGTGGTCGCTAACCGCACCCTTGAGCGCGCCAGCATCCTGGCCGAAGAGTTCGGCGCGCACGCCGTGCTGCTGGCTGACATGCCCCAGGAACTGGTCAACAGCGACATCGTCATCAGCTCCACCGCCAGCCAACTGCCGATCCTCGGCAAGGGCGCGGTGGAGCGTGCCCTCAAGCAGCGCCGGCACAAGCCGATCTTCATGGTCGACATCGCCGTCCCGCGCGACATCGAGCCCGAAGTGGGCGAGTTGGATGATGTCTACCTCTATACCGTGGACGACCTGCACGAAGTGGTCGCCGAAAATCTCAAGAGCCGCCAGGGTGCGGCCCAGGCTGCCGAAGAGCTGGTGGGCGCAGGGGTCGACGACTTCATGCAGCGCCTGCGCGAGCTGGCTGCGGTCGACGTGCTGCGTGCCTACCGCCAGCAGGCCGAGCGTTTGCGTGATGACGAGCTGGCCAAGGCCCAGCGTATGCTGCAGAACGGCACTTGCGCCGAAGAGGTGCTGGCCATTCTGGCTCGTGGCCTGACCAACAAGCTGATGCACGCCCCCAGCGTGCAGCTGAAGAAACTCTCCGCCGACGGCCGTTTCGACGCGCTGGCCGTGGCCCAGGAACTCTTCGCCCTCGATGAGGGCTCGGATAAACGCTCGCAATGA
- a CDS encoding DUF1365 domain-containing protein yields MNSALYSGWVRHRRFSPCAHDFRYPIGLLYLDLEEQAQVFALSPFAGRGSLAPFGFRETDFLPEYTRRGTRLAEAVRQRVEEALGERPQGPIRLLAQPRSWGLAFNPASFFYCFDDQERLVAILCEVTNTPWRERHHYVLSAKGEGHQHLRVNKAFHVSPFLPPDLEYHMAFSPVGERVGVHMEDWRGGLKLFDATLQLNRQALDRASLHRYLRTFPWTTARTLAAIYWQALRLLLKRIPLYPHRHARDAFSLATPATKEHDDEKP; encoded by the coding sequence GTGAACAGTGCGCTCTACAGCGGCTGGGTCAGGCACCGGCGCTTCTCGCCCTGCGCCCATGATTTTCGCTATCCCATCGGCCTGCTCTACCTCGACCTGGAGGAGCAGGCACAAGTGTTCGCCCTTTCGCCCTTCGCAGGGCGCGGATCGCTGGCCCCCTTCGGTTTCCGCGAAACCGACTTTCTCCCCGAATACACCCGTCGAGGAACCCGACTCGCCGAAGCCGTGCGCCAGCGCGTGGAAGAAGCCCTCGGCGAGCGCCCACAAGGGCCGATCCGCTTGCTCGCACAACCCCGTAGCTGGGGCCTGGCGTTCAACCCGGCGAGCTTCTTCTACTGCTTCGACGATCAGGAACGGCTGGTGGCGATCCTCTGCGAAGTCACCAACACCCCTTGGCGGGAACGTCACCACTATGTGCTGTCGGCCAAGGGAGAAGGGCACCAGCACCTGCGGGTGAACAAGGCCTTCCACGTATCGCCGTTCCTGCCCCCCGATCTGGAGTACCACATGGCGTTCAGCCCCGTGGGCGAGCGCGTGGGGGTTCATATGGAGGACTGGCGGGGCGGCCTGAAACTGTTCGACGCCACCCTGCAGCTCAACCGCCAGGCCCTAGACCGCGCCAGCCTGCACCGTTACCTGCGGACCTTTCCCTGGACGACCGCCCGAACGCTGGCGGCCATCTATTGGCAGGCGCTGCGCCTGCTGCTCAAGCGAATACCGCTGTATCCCCACCGACACGCCCGGGACGCCTTCAGCCTGGCGACTCCCGCCACAAAGGAGCACGACGATGAAAAGCCCTAG